One window of the Terriglobia bacterium genome contains the following:
- a CDS encoding cytochrome c maturation protein CcmE: MSQQTKKYLQFGAAITVIVLALGYLAFTGAQESKSYYKTIKELNAMGDKAHTIRLRVAGNVQPGSIKRHGQHVDFNLIEEGQVLPVDYVGTEAPPDTFKDNSQAMAEGTYGRDGIFHAQKLQAKCASKYAPQQEQQNSPSATTQKAEVSPQSYSK, encoded by the coding sequence ATGTCGCAACAGACTAAGAAATACCTCCAGTTCGGCGCCGCAATCACCGTCATTGTGCTTGCTCTTGGATACCTTGCTTTCACCGGAGCGCAGGAGAGCAAGAGCTATTACAAGACCATCAAGGAACTGAACGCGATGGGCGATAAGGCCCACACGATCCGTTTGCGTGTGGCGGGGAACGTTCAGCCGGGATCGATCAAGCGGCATGGGCAGCACGTTGACTTCAACCTGATAGAAGAGGGCCAGGTCCTGCCTGTTGACTACGTTGGGACGGAAGCGCCGCCCGACACATTCAAGGATAATTCGCAGGCAATGGCCGAGGGCACCTATGGGCGCGACGGCATTTTCCATGCGCAGAAACTGCAGGCGAAATGTGCCTCGAAGTACGCGCCGCAGCAAGAGCAACAGAACTCGCCTTCGGCAACCACCCAGAAGGCTGAGGTCAGTCCACAAAGCTATTCCAAGTGA
- the thiC gene encoding phosphomethylpyrimidine synthase ThiC, whose product MAGNLGHKPVVGTGQGIQKLREPWIVRRREEAARTGDTNMSQMHFARKGLVTEEMLYIADREKVTPEVIRAEVAAGRMIIPANVNHPELEPMCIGVESLCKINANIGNSAVTSNIDEELKKLHISVHYGADTVMDLSTGGDIPEIRKAILRNSPVPIGTVPIYEAVSRVRRLEDLTPELMLEVIEEQAGQGVDYMTIHAGVLVEYIPMVARRITGIVSRGGAILAQWMAHHHKQNFLYTHFEDICKIMAKHDVSFSLGDGLRPGCLADASDEAQFAELKTLGELTRIAWKHDVQVMIEGPGHVPLDKIKEQVDKEIEWCDGAPFYTLGPLVTDIAPGYDHITSAIGAAMIGWHGASMLCYVTPKEHLGLPNEKDVKDGIIAYKIAAHAADVARHRPGARDRDDALSHARYVFDWEKQFELSLDPETARSMHDETLPDGFYKEAAFCSMCGPKFCSMNYSAKVDEYNKQVHGLEKTDYSGLIEKLVHLK is encoded by the coding sequence ATGGCAGGCAATCTCGGACACAAACCTGTAGTCGGAACTGGTCAAGGCATTCAGAAACTGCGCGAGCCATGGATCGTGCGCCGCCGCGAAGAGGCCGCTCGCACCGGCGACACCAACATGTCGCAGATGCATTTCGCCCGCAAGGGCCTTGTCACAGAAGAAATGCTCTACATCGCCGATCGCGAGAAAGTTACGCCGGAGGTCATTCGTGCCGAAGTCGCCGCCGGACGCATGATCATCCCTGCCAACGTCAACCATCCCGAACTCGAACCGATGTGCATAGGAGTCGAGAGCCTCTGCAAAATCAACGCCAACATCGGCAATTCCGCCGTCACGTCGAACATCGACGAAGAGCTCAAGAAGCTCCACATCTCCGTGCACTACGGCGCAGACACCGTCATGGACCTCTCCACCGGTGGCGACATCCCCGAGATCCGCAAAGCGATCCTTCGCAACTCGCCAGTGCCAATCGGCACTGTTCCGATCTACGAAGCCGTCTCGCGCGTCCGCCGTCTCGAAGACCTCACGCCAGAACTCATGCTCGAAGTCATCGAGGAGCAGGCCGGGCAGGGCGTCGATTACATGACCATCCACGCCGGCGTGCTGGTTGAGTACATTCCCATGGTCGCCCGGCGCATCACCGGAATCGTCTCACGCGGCGGCGCAATCCTCGCGCAGTGGATGGCGCATCATCACAAGCAGAACTTCCTCTACACGCACTTCGAAGACATCTGCAAGATCATGGCGAAGCACGACGTCTCCTTCTCGCTCGGCGACGGACTCCGTCCCGGCTGCCTCGCCGACGCCAGCGACGAAGCCCAATTCGCGGAACTGAAGACTCTCGGCGAACTGACTCGCATCGCCTGGAAGCACGACGTGCAGGTCATGATCGAAGGACCCGGCCACGTTCCGCTCGACAAGATCAAGGAACAGGTCGACAAGGAGATCGAGTGGTGTGACGGCGCTCCGTTCTACACGCTCGGCCCTCTCGTCACCGACATCGCTCCCGGTTATGACCACATCACCTCGGCAATCGGCGCGGCCATGATCGGCTGGCACGGCGCCTCCATGCTCTGCTACGTGACGCCCAAAGAGCACCTCGGGCTGCCCAACGAGAAAGATGTAAAGGACGGAATCATCGCCTACAAGATCGCTGCCCACGCCGCCGACGTTGCACGCCACCGGCCCGGCGCTCGCGATCGGGACGACGCTCTCAGCCACGCCCGCTACGTCTTCGATTGGGAAAAGCAGTTCGAGCTCTCCCTCGACCCCGAGACTGCGCGCAGCATGCACGACGAAACCCTGCCCGACGGGTTCTACAAGGAAGCAGCCTTCTGCTCCATGTGCGGCCCTAAATTCTGTTCAATGAATTATTCCGCTAAAGTTGACGAGTACAACAAGCAGGTCCACGGCCTGGAGAAGACCGATTACTCCGGCCTCATCGAAAAACTAGTTCACTTGAAATAA
- a CDS encoding response regulator: protein MNRDRKPFVVLCVDDEAVGLSIRKLILESQGYSVLAAENGPDALQLFSSRRIDVVVLDYKMPGMDGGAVAQAMRTINPAVPIILLSAYVDLPQETLALVDRYLTKGEPPPVLLDTVAQLLREHRFVNSKTTSVA, encoded by the coding sequence ATGAACCGTGACCGGAAGCCTTTTGTTGTTCTTTGCGTAGACGACGAAGCTGTTGGCCTATCTATTCGGAAGCTGATTCTTGAGTCACAAGGCTACTCCGTTCTCGCGGCAGAAAACGGACCCGATGCCTTGCAACTCTTCTCCTCTCGCAGAATCGACGTGGTGGTACTCGATTACAAAATGCCGGGAATGGATGGCGGCGCCGTGGCTCAGGCGATGCGAACCATCAATCCTGCCGTTCCCATAATCCTGCTATCCGCTTATGTCGATTTACCCCAGGAAACGCTCGCCCTCGTCGACAGGTATCTCACCAAGGGCGAACCCCCTCCCGTGTTGCTTGACACTGTCGCGCAACTCCTGAGAGAGCATCGTTTCGTCAATTCCAAAACCACCTCTGTCGCTTAG
- a CDS encoding sulfite exporter TauE/SafE family protein, producing the protein MGISTIEVLLVIFLATVIRSAFGFGEALIAVPLLAFCIPLKEAAPLAVLVSITIASIVVVQDWKKIHLSSAGWLVISTLPGIPLGLLLLTRGHQHLVKGTLAVIIILFSCYSLLGRAQLELRRDNRWWLFLCGLSAGVLGGAYGMNGPPLVIYGSMRRWSAQQFRATLQAYFLPASILGMTGFLFAGLWVPAVTRYYLFSIPVMIPAVLLGRAINHRLSGELFLKYVYMGLAVVGVLLLLQAVKTWSG; encoded by the coding sequence ATCGGAATATCGACCATAGAAGTTCTCCTCGTAATCTTTCTCGCTACCGTGATCCGTTCTGCCTTCGGCTTCGGCGAGGCGCTAATCGCCGTCCCTCTGCTCGCCTTCTGCATTCCCCTCAAGGAAGCTGCTCCTCTCGCCGTGCTCGTTTCCATCACGATTGCCTCCATTGTCGTCGTCCAGGACTGGAAGAAAATCCACTTGAGCAGTGCCGGATGGCTGGTTATCTCCACCCTTCCCGGCATTCCCCTTGGCCTGTTGTTGTTGACCCGCGGCCACCAGCATCTCGTAAAGGGAACTCTAGCGGTCATCATCATCCTCTTCTCCTGTTACTCGCTTCTCGGGCGTGCTCAGCTCGAATTGCGTCGCGACAACCGCTGGTGGCTGTTTCTTTGTGGTCTGTCTGCTGGGGTACTCGGCGGCGCCTATGGGATGAACGGGCCCCCGCTGGTCATTTATGGCTCTATGCGTCGTTGGTCGGCACAACAATTCCGCGCGACCCTGCAGGCCTACTTCCTTCCCGCGAGTATTCTCGGAATGACGGGCTTTCTCTTCGCTGGACTTTGGGTTCCGGCCGTCACTCGCTACTACTTATTTTCCATCCCCGTTATGATCCCGGCCGTATTGCTCGGTAGGGCCATCAATCATCGCCTCAGTGGAGAACTTTTCCTGAAATATGTCTACATGGGGCTGGCGGTCGTCGGCGTCCTGCTACTCCTGCAGGCGGTGAAAACCTGGTCTGGCTGA
- a CDS encoding isoprenylcysteine carboxylmethyltransferase family protein: MIYIRILAWLACGVYATIPIFWLIVHPFADFWRKHFRAPLKVVTPIWILIWILAWGASYPWYQVALVSAPYRTAIGWGNSGLNWLSLAAIPFWSLTVFIYFGGKRHFSLDQVIGRTELESDREQRLVTTGLHARIRHPLYFGHLCTMLGWLALAQTRAVLGLLVWAVITGAFMIRAEDAELERRFGKPFHEYRKRVPAVIPRI; the protein is encoded by the coding sequence ATGATTTATATCCGTATTCTCGCCTGGCTCGCTTGCGGCGTTTACGCCACTATCCCTATTTTCTGGCTCATCGTTCATCCATTCGCGGACTTCTGGCGCAAACACTTCCGCGCCCCACTGAAAGTAGTCACGCCCATTTGGATCCTCATCTGGATCCTGGCCTGGGGCGCGAGCTATCCCTGGTACCAGGTAGCCCTCGTCTCCGCCCCTTATCGCACAGCAATAGGGTGGGGTAATTCGGGACTCAACTGGCTTTCGCTCGCCGCAATCCCCTTCTGGTCTCTTACTGTTTTCATCTATTTCGGCGGCAAGCGACACTTTTCCCTCGACCAGGTCATCGGCCGCACCGAACTCGAATCCGACCGCGAACAGCGGCTCGTCACTACCGGACTCCACGCCCGTATCCGCCACCCACTTTACTTCGGACACCTCTGCACCATGCTCGGCTGGCTGGCTCTAGCCCAGACCCGCGCCGTGCTCGGTCTCCTGGTTTGGGCGGTAATCACGGGAGCGTTCATGATCCGCGCCGAAGACGCCGAACTCGAACGCCGCTTCGGCAAGCCCTTCCACGAGTATCGCAAACGCGTCCCCGCGGTGATCCCAAGAATTTAG
- a CDS encoding M48 family metallopeptidase, with protein sequence MKSRLVVLVALTFVLSPILLSATAKQYHDGGIRDISAIGNRNVGCGKGLGNWYSLDKQIAMGKTYAAQVDQESKIINDPVISEYINRLGQNLVRNSDARVPFTIKVIDSDDINAFALPGGFFYVNSGLILAADNEAELAGVMSHEIAHVAACHAAREQTRGELANLATIPLIFVGGPVGYAAENAAGLVVPMGFLKFSRTFEAQADYLGIQYMYKAGYDPNEFITFFEKIEAKEKKKPGFISKAFSTHPPTPSRVAAAQKEIDTLLPPRPEYIVDTSEFEHVKARLAALENRRKLQSPKDHRPTLRRAKHDQNSGPPVLKRRDDEGQGN encoded by the coding sequence ATGAAAAGCAGGCTTGTTGTTCTGGTCGCTCTAACATTCGTCCTTTCCCCGATTCTGCTTAGCGCTACGGCGAAGCAGTATCACGACGGCGGTATCCGCGACATTTCGGCGATCGGCAACCGCAACGTCGGCTGCGGAAAAGGGCTGGGGAACTGGTACAGCCTGGATAAGCAGATCGCGATGGGCAAAACCTATGCCGCGCAGGTCGACCAGGAATCGAAGATCATCAACGATCCGGTAATCAGCGAATACATCAACCGGTTAGGTCAGAATCTGGTCCGCAATTCCGATGCCCGCGTGCCGTTCACGATCAAGGTGATCGACTCGGACGACATCAATGCGTTTGCGCTGCCCGGGGGATTCTTCTACGTGAACTCGGGGCTGATTCTTGCGGCCGATAATGAAGCCGAGCTTGCGGGAGTCATGTCGCACGAGATTGCGCACGTGGCGGCGTGTCACGCGGCTCGGGAGCAGACGCGCGGTGAATTGGCGAACCTCGCGACAATACCGCTGATCTTCGTCGGAGGCCCCGTTGGTTACGCCGCGGAGAACGCCGCCGGGCTTGTAGTGCCGATGGGCTTCCTCAAGTTCTCGCGTACGTTCGAGGCGCAGGCCGATTATCTTGGCATCCAGTACATGTACAAAGCGGGCTATGACCCGAACGAGTTCATAACCTTTTTTGAGAAGATTGAAGCCAAGGAAAAGAAGAAACCTGGATTCATCTCCAAGGCGTTCTCGACGCACCCACCGACGCCCTCGCGAGTGGCAGCGGCGCAAAAAGAGATCGATACATTGTTGCCGCCGCGGCCGGAGTACATCGTTGACACGTCGGAGTTCGAACACGTGAAGGCGCGACTCGCGGCACTAGAGAACCGACGGAAGCTGCAGAGCCCGAAGGACCATCGTCCGACGCTGCGGAGAGCGAAACATGACCAAAATAGCGGGCCGCCAGTGCTGAAGCGCCGTGACGACGAAGGCCAGGGAAACTAG